A DNA window from Micromonospora inyonensis contains the following coding sequences:
- a CDS encoding dihydroxy-acid dehydratase, whose translation MPEQEFTSAVDRSRTAYGDEGFSRFLRRAFLASRGYDDIDLDRPVVGIAVTTSDYNTCHRDMPALLEAVRRGVLEAGGLPLDFPTISLGEILTSPTSMLFRNLMAMDTEEMIRALPMDAAVLLGGCDKTVPAQLMAAASSDKPVMLEVVGPMMTGSWRGQRMGACTDCRRLWGEHRAGNLTSSDVTEARSELVTTAGTCAVMGTASTMACMAETLGMMLSGGATPGASTGERLRHGAATGRRAVELARQGAPAPRQVLTRDAFENAIKVLAALGGSTNALVHMVAVARRAGVDLSLADFDTIGAKVPLLVDCKPSGANYMEDFHRSGGLPALLKELEPHLTTSTVGISGRSLADLLTDTDPRADWQHVIRPLDDPLGPPGALAVLTGSLAPNGAVIKTSAASPSLMQHTGPAFVVDADQDIASILDDPDLDVTPDHVLVLRFAGPIAAGMPEAGALPIPAKLARSGTRDMVRISDARMSGTSYGTVVLHCDPEAAAGGPLAAVRNGDLIRLDIPARRLDLLVDEAEVQRRLADFTPPPLPERGWRRLYAETVLPPSQGADLSFL comes from the coding sequence ATGCCCGAACAAGAGTTCACCTCTGCGGTCGACCGCAGCCGGACCGCCTACGGAGACGAGGGCTTCAGTCGCTTCCTGCGGCGCGCGTTCCTGGCTTCCCGCGGGTACGACGACATCGACCTCGACCGGCCCGTGGTCGGGATCGCCGTGACCACCTCCGACTACAACACCTGCCACCGGGACATGCCGGCCCTGCTCGAGGCCGTACGGCGGGGAGTCCTGGAGGCTGGCGGACTTCCATTGGACTTCCCCACCATCTCCCTCGGCGAGATCCTCACCTCGCCTACCTCCATGCTGTTCCGGAACCTGATGGCGATGGACACCGAGGAGATGATCCGCGCCTTGCCGATGGACGCCGCTGTCCTGCTCGGTGGCTGCGACAAGACCGTCCCGGCCCAGCTGATGGCCGCCGCGTCGTCGGACAAGCCGGTCATGCTCGAAGTGGTCGGACCGATGATGACGGGCAGTTGGCGAGGGCAACGGATGGGCGCCTGCACCGACTGCCGCCGGTTGTGGGGTGAGCACCGGGCGGGAAACCTGACGTCCTCGGACGTGACCGAGGCCCGAAGCGAACTGGTCACGACAGCCGGCACCTGCGCCGTCATGGGCACGGCTTCCACGATGGCCTGCATGGCGGAAACCCTCGGCATGATGCTGTCCGGTGGAGCCACCCCGGGGGCGTCGACCGGCGAGCGACTCCGTCACGGGGCCGCCACCGGACGACGCGCCGTCGAACTGGCCCGCCAGGGGGCGCCCGCGCCGCGACAGGTCCTCACCAGGGACGCGTTCGAGAACGCCATCAAGGTTCTCGCCGCGCTCGGCGGCTCCACCAACGCGCTCGTGCACATGGTCGCCGTGGCCCGCCGGGCCGGAGTCGACCTGTCCCTCGCCGACTTCGACACCATCGGCGCCAAGGTACCGCTGCTGGTCGACTGCAAACCGTCGGGCGCGAACTACATGGAGGACTTCCACCGCTCCGGTGGGCTTCCAGCCCTGCTCAAAGAGCTGGAACCACACCTGACGACATCGACGGTGGGTATCAGCGGACGCTCCCTGGCCGACCTGCTCACCGACACCGATCCCCGTGCCGACTGGCAGCACGTCATCCGACCGCTCGACGACCCCCTCGGGCCACCTGGGGCTCTCGCGGTACTGACCGGATCACTCGCCCCGAACGGCGCAGTGATCAAGACCTCGGCGGCAAGCCCGTCCCTGATGCAGCACACCGGCCCGGCCTTCGTCGTCGACGCCGACCAGGACATCGCCTCCATCCTCGACGACCCTGACCTCGACGTCACGCCCGACCACGTCCTCGTGCTGCGCTTCGCCGGACCGATCGCGGCGGGGATGCCGGAGGCCGGGGCCCTGCCGATCCCGGCCAAGCTGGCGCGGAGCGGCACACGGGACATGGTCAGGATCTCCGACGCGAGGATGAGCGGCACCTCGTACGGGACGGTTGTCCTGCACTGCGACCCCGAGGCCGCCGCCGGCGGGCCGCTCGCCGCCGTACGGAACGGTGACCTCATCCGGCTCGACATCCCCGCACGACGACTCGACCTGCTGGTGGATGAGGCGGAAGTCCAGCGACGCCTGGCCGATTTCACCCCTCCTCCACTGCCGGAGCGTGGCTGGCGACGGCTCTACGCGGAAACGGTCCTGCCCCCTAGCCAGGGCGCTGACCTTTCATTCTTGTAG
- a CDS encoding GntR family transcriptional regulator: protein MKPLSEDASLTERVFEQIRAAIISGELAPGSLYSVVEIASQLGVSRTPVREALLQFAANGMVRFERSRGVRILELSVKDIEEIYSLRLLLEAPSAYRAATEMSDRDRAALKKAFDGMRKACDAGDERLFQRHDLAFHEAIVRAAGNERVVQVVANTRSQMHALGLSTTKTRTLADILAVHEKIYVNIMARDPAGASDAVQDHLIGTLTMLVQQSTDDPSAVENYQPPVRPVRMPS from the coding sequence GTGAAGCCACTGTCGGAGGATGCCTCGCTGACCGAACGGGTCTTCGAGCAGATCCGGGCTGCGATCATCTCCGGGGAACTGGCGCCCGGATCGCTGTACTCGGTAGTGGAGATCGCGAGTCAACTGGGCGTGTCGCGCACACCCGTACGCGAGGCGCTGTTGCAGTTCGCGGCCAACGGCATGGTCAGGTTCGAGCGCAGTCGTGGCGTACGAATCCTGGAACTCTCGGTCAAGGACATCGAGGAGATCTACTCGCTACGGCTGCTACTCGAGGCACCGTCGGCCTATCGCGCGGCGACCGAGATGAGCGATCGCGATCGCGCCGCCCTCAAGAAGGCGTTCGACGGCATGCGGAAGGCGTGCGACGCAGGCGACGAACGGCTCTTCCAACGACACGACCTGGCGTTCCACGAGGCGATCGTCCGGGCGGCGGGCAACGAGCGGGTCGTCCAGGTGGTGGCCAACACGCGTTCCCAAATGCACGCGCTGGGCCTGTCGACGACGAAGACCCGCACCCTCGCTGACATCCTGGCCGTCCACGAGAAAATCTATGTCAACATCATGGCTCGCGACCCGGCTGGTGCCAGCGACGCCGTCCAGGATCATCTGATCGGTACGTTGACGATGCTGGTGCAGCAGTCGACCGACGACCCGTCGGCCGTCGAGAACTACCAGCCACCCGTCAGACCGGTGAGGATGCCTTCCTAA